The following coding sequences lie in one Isoptericola variabilis 225 genomic window:
- the malQ gene encoding 4-alpha-glucanotransferase, which produces MSDDLITGDDVPAELLELAAAHGVLTEHHTFAGGTERVRASTLVAVLEALGVPAATPQQITHSLQRARDEEWRSVLPPTVVVRQGEETRVPVHVTDGASVHVWTEVDGAEPTARLSQHRPRRDLEQVDAFVEPRTVDGRRVGRATFVVPADLPLGWHSLHALSEGHETRATLVVTPRRLELPPAVAEGQVWGFLVQLYSVRSRTSWGLGDLADLADLAWLTAHRAKGDFVAVNPLAAAEPVTPMTPSPYLPTSRRFLNPVYVRVEDIPETAYLSAADRSLVEWAADPVRELTEDPGPIDRDAVWEAKKAALDVVFTAPRRAARQAAYEEFVEEQGKGLRDFATWCAIAEHLAGKEWPRELSDPGSAAVAALREELAERVEFYCWLQWVADEQKHTAQRVAREAGMAVGIMHDLPVGVHPEGADAWAHQDVLARGVSVGAPPDMYNQQGQNWSQPPWNPRALARAGYVPYRDMLRTVLRHAGALRVDHILGLFRLWWVPGGAKASEGAYVRYDHEALVGILCLEAHRAGAIVVGEDLGVYEPWVRDYLADRGILGTSVLWFEKDDDGRPLPPEKYRRMTLASVGTHDMPPTAGYLAGEHVDLRERLGLLTEDPQVLRQRARLERDTAVRTLAERGLVGDDPSEREIVEALHRYLRRSRAAMVGVQLVDAVGERRSQNQPGTDQEYPNWKVPLGDAAGNVVLVEDLFDNARLRSLVQALNTAR; this is translated from the coding sequence GTGAGCGACGACCTGATCACCGGCGACGACGTGCCCGCCGAGCTGCTCGAGCTCGCCGCTGCGCACGGGGTCCTCACCGAGCACCACACGTTCGCGGGCGGGACCGAGCGCGTCCGCGCGTCGACGCTCGTGGCGGTCCTCGAGGCCCTCGGCGTCCCGGCCGCGACCCCCCAGCAGATCACGCACAGCCTCCAGCGCGCCCGCGACGAGGAGTGGCGCTCGGTGCTGCCGCCGACCGTCGTCGTGCGTCAGGGCGAGGAGACGCGGGTGCCGGTGCACGTGACTGACGGCGCGTCCGTGCACGTGTGGACCGAGGTCGACGGCGCCGAGCCGACCGCCCGGCTGTCCCAGCACCGGCCGCGCCGCGACCTCGAGCAGGTCGACGCCTTCGTCGAGCCCCGTACGGTCGACGGGCGGCGCGTGGGCCGCGCGACCTTCGTGGTGCCGGCCGACCTGCCGCTCGGCTGGCACTCGCTGCACGCGCTGAGCGAGGGGCACGAGACGCGCGCGACGCTCGTCGTGACGCCGCGCCGGCTCGAGCTGCCGCCCGCGGTCGCCGAGGGGCAGGTGTGGGGCTTCCTCGTGCAGCTGTACTCCGTGCGCTCGCGCACCTCGTGGGGGCTCGGCGACCTGGCCGACCTGGCCGACCTCGCGTGGCTCACGGCGCACCGGGCCAAGGGCGACTTCGTCGCGGTCAACCCGCTGGCCGCGGCCGAGCCCGTCACGCCCATGACGCCGTCGCCGTACCTGCCGACGAGCCGGCGCTTCCTCAACCCCGTGTACGTGCGGGTCGAGGACATCCCCGAGACGGCGTACCTGTCGGCGGCCGACCGCTCGCTCGTCGAGTGGGCCGCGGACCCGGTGCGCGAGCTCACCGAGGACCCGGGCCCCATCGACCGCGACGCCGTGTGGGAGGCCAAGAAGGCCGCGCTCGACGTCGTGTTCACCGCGCCCCGCCGCGCGGCCCGGCAGGCGGCGTACGAGGAGTTCGTCGAGGAGCAGGGCAAGGGCCTGCGGGACTTCGCGACCTGGTGCGCGATCGCCGAGCACCTCGCCGGCAAGGAGTGGCCGCGCGAGCTGTCCGACCCGGGCTCGGCCGCCGTCGCGGCGCTGCGCGAGGAGCTGGCCGAGCGCGTCGAGTTCTACTGCTGGCTGCAGTGGGTCGCCGACGAGCAGAAGCACACGGCGCAGCGCGTCGCCCGCGAGGCGGGCATGGCGGTCGGGATCATGCACGACCTCCCGGTCGGGGTGCACCCCGAGGGCGCCGACGCGTGGGCGCACCAGGACGTGCTCGCGCGCGGCGTGTCCGTCGGCGCGCCGCCCGACATGTACAACCAGCAGGGTCAGAACTGGTCGCAGCCGCCGTGGAACCCGCGCGCGCTGGCCCGGGCCGGCTACGTCCCGTACCGGGACATGCTGCGCACGGTGCTGCGCCACGCGGGCGCGCTGCGGGTCGACCACATCCTCGGCCTGTTCCGGCTGTGGTGGGTGCCCGGCGGCGCCAAGGCGTCCGAGGGCGCGTACGTGCGCTACGACCACGAGGCCCTCGTCGGCATCCTGTGCCTCGAGGCGCACCGGGCTGGCGCGATCGTCGTCGGCGAGGACCTCGGCGTCTACGAGCCGTGGGTGCGGGACTACCTCGCCGACCGCGGGATCCTCGGCACCTCGGTGCTGTGGTTCGAGAAGGACGACGACGGCCGCCCGCTCCCGCCGGAGAAGTACCGCCGCATGACCCTCGCGTCGGTCGGCACGCACGACATGCCGCCCACCGCCGGGTACCTGGCCGGCGAGCACGTCGACCTGCGCGAGCGGCTCGGCCTGCTCACCGAGGACCCGCAGGTGCTGCGGCAGCGGGCGCGGCTCGAGCGCGACACCGCCGTGCGGACGCTCGCCGAGCGCGGGCTCGTCGGCGACGACCCGTCCGAGCGCGAGATCGTCGAGGCGCTGCACCGGTACCTGCGGCGCTCCCGCGCCGCCATGGTCGGCGTCCAGCTCGTCGACGCCGTGGGGGAGCGGCGCTCGCAGAACCAGCCCGGCACCGACCAGGAGTACCCGAACTGGAAGGTGCCCCTCGGCGACGCGGCCGGCAACGTCGTGCTCGTCGAGGACCTCTTCGACAACGCCCGCCTGCGCTCGCTGGTCCAGGCCCTCAACACTGCGAGGTAG
- the pepN gene encoding aminopeptidase N, whose amino-acid sequence MPGENLTRAEAIERAGVVTAVESYEIDLDLTTGAETFASTTVVRFSATPGASTFVDLVAPTVHEVVLNGRSLDVTSVFSDSRIALDGLEETNELRVVADCAYTNTGEGLHRFVDPVDGEVYLYTQFEVPDARRVFATFEQPDLKAPFRVTVTAPAAWQVVSNQPTPEPEPASHASDPGVEAATWRFEPTPRISSYLVALVAGPYAVQRGELTSSDGRTIPLGVFCRASLSEHLDADYIMETTRKGFEFFERVFDFPYPFDKYDQLFVPEYNMGAMENPGCVTFTESYVFRSKVTDAVRERRVVTILHELAHMWFGDLVTMKWWNDLWLNESFAEYVSTLATAEATEWEAAWTTFSAMEKTWAYRQDQLPSTHPIVAPINDLEDVQVNFDGITYAKGASVLKQLVAWVGREEFLAGVASYFKRHAWSNTELTDLLSELEATSGRDLGSWSKLWLETAGVNTLRPDVAVDADGRITGFAVLQSATADHPTIRPHRLGIGFYDLVDGALVRTHAVQIDVDGERTEVPSLVGRERPGLILLNDEDLAYAKIRLDEASLGFAIENLSRIADPLARSLVWGSVWDAVRDGETPASSYVDLVLGNIAAETESTTVRTTLAQLGLAARRYVAPSRRTETLARVGDTLWTLAQQADAGSDLQLQLVKYFALLASTPDHVAPLRGLIDGTVALEGLEIDTDLRWELLEGLVILGAAGEDEIAETLAQDDTATGRQAAARARAAIPTVEAKEKAFASIVETSDVPNAIIRSTAAGFVHVSADASVLEPLVARYVDALLPIWESRSYHISEELIEGLYPAPLATEGLRDAVRGWLDAHPDAPAALRRMVVEQLADTERALAAQAADA is encoded by the coding sequence GTGCCCGGAGAGAACCTGACCCGCGCGGAGGCGATCGAGCGCGCCGGCGTCGTGACCGCCGTCGAGTCGTACGAGATCGACCTGGACCTGACCACCGGAGCCGAGACGTTCGCCTCGACCACGGTCGTCCGGTTCTCGGCCACCCCCGGTGCGAGCACGTTCGTCGACCTCGTCGCGCCGACGGTGCACGAGGTCGTGCTCAACGGCCGCTCGCTCGACGTCACGTCGGTGTTCAGCGACTCGCGCATCGCGCTCGACGGGCTCGAGGAGACCAACGAGCTGCGCGTCGTCGCCGACTGCGCCTACACGAACACCGGCGAGGGCCTGCACCGCTTCGTCGACCCGGTCGACGGCGAGGTGTACCTCTACACGCAGTTCGAGGTGCCCGACGCGCGCCGCGTCTTCGCGACGTTCGAGCAGCCCGACCTCAAGGCGCCGTTCCGGGTGACGGTGACCGCGCCCGCGGCGTGGCAGGTCGTGTCCAACCAGCCGACGCCGGAGCCCGAGCCGGCGAGCCACGCGAGCGACCCCGGCGTCGAGGCGGCGACGTGGCGGTTCGAGCCCACGCCGCGCATCTCGTCGTACCTCGTGGCGCTCGTCGCCGGACCGTACGCGGTGCAGCGCGGCGAGCTGACGTCGTCGGACGGCCGGACGATCCCGCTCGGGGTGTTCTGCCGTGCCTCGCTCTCGGAGCACCTCGACGCGGACTACATCATGGAGACCACGCGCAAGGGCTTCGAGTTCTTCGAGCGGGTCTTCGACTTCCCGTACCCGTTCGACAAGTACGACCAGCTCTTCGTGCCCGAGTACAACATGGGCGCGATGGAGAACCCGGGCTGCGTCACGTTCACCGAGTCGTACGTCTTCCGCTCCAAGGTGACCGACGCCGTGCGCGAGCGCCGCGTCGTGACGATCCTGCACGAGCTGGCCCACATGTGGTTCGGCGACCTCGTCACCATGAAGTGGTGGAACGACCTGTGGCTCAACGAGTCGTTCGCCGAGTACGTCTCGACGCTCGCCACGGCCGAGGCCACCGAGTGGGAGGCCGCCTGGACCACGTTCTCCGCGATGGAGAAGACGTGGGCCTACCGGCAGGACCAGCTGCCCTCGACGCACCCGATCGTCGCGCCGATCAACGACCTCGAGGACGTGCAGGTCAACTTCGACGGCATCACGTACGCCAAGGGCGCCTCGGTGCTCAAGCAGCTCGTGGCCTGGGTCGGGCGCGAGGAGTTCCTCGCGGGCGTCGCCTCGTACTTCAAGCGCCACGCGTGGTCGAACACCGAGCTGACCGACCTGCTCTCCGAGCTCGAGGCCACGAGCGGGCGCGACCTCGGGTCGTGGTCGAAGCTCTGGCTCGAGACCGCGGGCGTCAACACGCTGCGGCCCGACGTCGCGGTGGACGCCGACGGCCGCATCACCGGCTTCGCGGTGCTCCAGTCCGCGACGGCCGATCACCCGACGATCCGCCCGCACCGCCTCGGCATCGGCTTCTACGACCTGGTCGACGGCGCGCTCGTGCGCACGCACGCGGTGCAGATCGACGTCGACGGTGAGCGCACCGAGGTGCCGTCGCTCGTCGGGCGCGAGCGCCCGGGCCTGATCCTGCTCAACGACGAGGACCTCGCGTACGCGAAGATCCGGCTCGACGAGGCGTCGCTCGGGTTCGCGATCGAGAACCTCTCGCGCATCGCCGACCCGCTCGCCCGCTCGCTCGTGTGGGGCTCGGTCTGGGACGCGGTGCGCGACGGCGAGACTCCGGCGTCGTCGTACGTCGACCTCGTGCTGGGCAACATCGCGGCCGAGACCGAGTCGACGACGGTGCGCACCACCCTGGCCCAGCTCGGGCTGGCCGCGCGCCGGTACGTGGCGCCGTCGCGCCGGACCGAGACGCTCGCGCGCGTGGGCGACACGCTGTGGACGCTGGCGCAGCAGGCCGACGCCGGCTCCGACCTGCAGCTGCAGCTCGTCAAGTACTTCGCGCTCCTCGCCTCGACGCCCGACCACGTCGCGCCGCTGCGCGGCCTCATCGACGGCACCGTGGCGCTCGAGGGCCTCGAGATCGACACCGACCTGCGCTGGGAGCTGCTCGAGGGCCTCGTGATCCTGGGCGCGGCGGGCGAGGACGAGATCGCCGAGACGCTCGCGCAGGACGACACCGCGACCGGCCGCCAGGCCGCGGCGCGGGCGCGGGCCGCGATCCCGACCGTCGAGGCGAAGGAGAAGGCGTTCGCGTCGATCGTCGAGACGTCCGACGTGCCGAACGCGATCATCCGCTCGACGGCCGCGGGCTTCGTGCACGTGAGCGCCGACGCGAGCGTGCTCGAGCCGCTCGTGGCCCGGTACGTCGACGCGCTGCTGCCGATCTGGGAGTCGCGCAGCTACCACATCAGCGAGGAGCTGATCGAGGGCCTGTACCCCGCGCCGCTCGCGACGGAGGGGCTGCGCGACGCCGTGCGCGGCTGGCTGGACGCGCACCCCGACGCGCCCGCCGCCCTGCGCCGCATGGTCGTCGAGCAGCTCGCCGACACCGAGCGCGCCCTCGCCGCGCAGGCCGCCGACGCCTGA